In a single window of the Dinghuibacter silviterrae genome:
- a CDS encoding S8 family serine peptidase encodes MANLDPSLALLLMEKERFEKNPSLGTHPVPDNQEISIGIAFTGDYANIAALGFRGRPTPSHTAFGDADVPTLRALAAHPQVLSIDRHLPGHIVLDKSVPDIEANQVWSRSGNTFSGTTGKGVVVGIIDTGIDFTHPVFRDPVNPQKTRIKYIWDQTMIPGLKAPLPTEQAPDPISWPPLGSAYTINYGVEYNDEDIEATLANPDSNPPTCRHTDDDGHGTHVAGIAAGNGAPPGACSDAFKYIGVAPEATFVIVRKWGLTKGDTAVANPAGTDGNELLDAIAYVLDRAKTGFTNPMPVAVNLSLGRMNSSLMHSYNPTIQTIEDILNLPAATGIGVSFAAGNWGDKDMHAQDSIPAGGTLDIPWNIPASDKRERDFTLWYAAGSQIQISITSPAPTSETVTEANSSSTANGPGSAVSVASSPADGISNGSIKPGTSGMSLSGTWVIHVTNSGGAAVTVDGYCEDGTGKDGFCFHDNRPAQPGPPVLPLPVKTTSLSTMSMFACGKLSISTGAYGITDPANRTLTAFSSRGPTRDRPATAQKPDLCAPGENIHSAGHDKEHCSCCCACCQDWYVAHNGTSQASPHVAGTMALMLQVKPQYTQAQLRTALLDPASVNAPPGGLTPEDVQGWGVGAVDAKKAVQKVSLFSALVVEPATVQAPETEPSLQEELLRTPNGKSLAGLFQRYFPEVMNLINHNRRVATIWHRVKGPVWTRLAMQAYYNPALRLRPEIDGLSLTDAATKFLDILRQYASSALLGDIAPLEPLLAGFSHDMTLREMIDMVGHYKQEPAVWPTQPVH; translated from the coding sequence ATGGCTAACCTCGATCCCTCCTTGGCGCTCCTGCTCATGGAAAAAGAGCGTTTTGAAAAAAATCCTTCCCTGGGCACCCACCCGGTGCCGGACAACCAGGAAATATCGATCGGCATCGCCTTTACGGGAGATTACGCCAACATTGCGGCGTTGGGTTTCCGGGGCAGGCCGACGCCCAGCCACACGGCCTTCGGCGACGCGGACGTGCCGACGCTAAGGGCCCTGGCGGCGCATCCACAAGTCCTCAGCATCGACCGGCATTTGCCCGGGCACATTGTCCTGGACAAGAGTGTACCGGATATAGAGGCCAACCAGGTCTGGTCCCGAAGTGGCAATACCTTTAGCGGTACGACAGGGAAGGGGGTGGTTGTCGGCATCATCGATACCGGGATCGACTTCACGCACCCCGTGTTCCGGGACCCGGTGAACCCTCAAAAAACCCGCATCAAATATATCTGGGACCAGACGATGATCCCAGGACTCAAGGCCCCGCTACCGACGGAGCAAGCACCCGACCCCATCAGTTGGCCCCCACTGGGCAGCGCCTATACAATAAACTATGGGGTGGAATACAACGACGAGGATATAGAAGCGACACTTGCCAATCCGGACAGCAACCCACCGACCTGCCGGCACACGGACGACGACGGACATGGCACCCATGTGGCGGGTATCGCTGCGGGCAACGGGGCCCCGCCGGGGGCCTGCTCGGACGCCTTCAAATATATCGGGGTCGCACCCGAAGCGACCTTTGTCATCGTACGAAAGTGGGGGTTGACAAAGGGGGACACCGCTGTGGCCAATCCTGCGGGGACCGACGGGAATGAGCTGCTCGATGCCATCGCCTACGTTCTTGACAGGGCAAAGACCGGCTTCACCAATCCGATGCCGGTCGCCGTCAATCTCAGCCTGGGCCGTATGAACTCCTCGCTGATGCACAGCTACAACCCCACCATCCAAACGATCGAAGACATCCTCAATCTACCCGCAGCCACGGGGATAGGCGTCTCTTTTGCAGCGGGTAACTGGGGGGACAAGGACATGCATGCACAGGACAGCATACCCGCCGGCGGGACCCTCGATATTCCCTGGAACATACCTGCTTCGGACAAGCGCGAACGTGATTTTACCCTTTGGTATGCGGCCGGCAGCCAAATACAAATATCCATCACCTCGCCCGCACCCACATCGGAAACGGTAACGGAGGCCAACTCCAGCTCAACGGCCAATGGGCCGGGAAGCGCCGTGTCCGTCGCCAGCTCGCCCGCAGACGGCATCTCCAACGGCTCCATAAAACCGGGGACGAGCGGCATGAGCCTATCCGGAACCTGGGTCATCCATGTGACAAACAGCGGTGGGGCGGCGGTTACCGTGGATGGTTATTGTGAAGACGGCACCGGCAAGGATGGGTTTTGCTTTCATGACAACAGACCAGCCCAACCCGGGCCACCCGTCCTTCCGTTACCGGTCAAAACCACGTCCTTGTCGACGATGTCCATGTTTGCTTGCGGGAAACTGAGCATCAGTACGGGCGCATACGGCATCACCGACCCGGCAAACAGAACGCTGACTGCTTTTTCAAGCCGGGGGCCTACCCGGGACCGGCCGGCAACGGCACAAAAGCCGGACCTCTGTGCACCGGGAGAAAACATCCATTCCGCGGGTCATGACAAAGAGCATTGCTCTTGCTGCTGCGCCTGCTGCCAGGACTGGTATGTCGCCCACAATGGGACCAGCCAGGCATCTCCCCATGTAGCAGGCACCATGGCGCTGATGCTCCAGGTAAAACCGCAATATACCCAGGCCCAACTGAGAACCGCCCTGTTGGACCCCGCCAGTGTCAACGCGCCACCCGGTGGCTTGACGCCCGAGGATGTCCAGGGCTGGGGGGTGGGCGCCGTGGACGCCAAAAAAGCGGTACAGAAGGTGTCGCTTTTCAGCGCCCTGGTGGTGGAACCTGCCACGGTCCAGGCGCCGGAAACGGAGCCCTCCCTGCAGGAAGAGCTGCTACGGACTCCAAACGGTAAAAGCCTGGCCGGGCTTTTCCAGCGGTATTTCCCGGAAGTCATGAACCTGATCAACCATAACCGGAGGGTGGCCACGATATGGCACCGCGTCAAGGGGCCGGTCTGGACAAGACTGGCGATGCAGGCTTACTACAATCCAGCCCTCCGGTTGAGACCGGAGATAGACGGGTTGTCGCTGACCGACGCGGCCACGAAGTTCCTGGACATCCTCAGGCAATATGCCTCGTCCGCCCTCCTGGGGGACATTGCGCCTCTCGAACCGCTGCTGGCCGGATTTTCCCACGACATGACCCTCCGGGAAATGATCGACATGGTTGGACACTATAAACAAGAACCCGCTGTATGGCCAACACAACCGGTACACTAG